Proteins from one Pithys albifrons albifrons isolate INPA30051 chromosome 2, PitAlb_v1, whole genome shotgun sequence genomic window:
- the FAM228B gene encoding protein FAM228B isoform X2: MAARDAARLRAEGPGRAPAPAAPAVRGRERPRCRDPVPTARLVPGPARGSCSSREAVRDGRETLLPGGRTWRGAIAAVRLVQGFTPSLSQKNKTTWHGRKSVKDGMTKEPMAPVQTSPTMRSVNSSETPWLQKMTCLRPVTAPDQQRLQQVTPDQSRDIIASVQCILDRENCFVRELDRYLRHNDFLNLRKKEIVYKEWLKNVSEPLLQKIEDKMCSQSIEEIQKRKQEQLSQYLNYCKKKVTRRSTFLSWGGCIQRVMDKIRGLTVIHCPFSSLEFRYT, translated from the exons ATGGCAGCGCGGGACGCTGCGCGGCTGCGCGCGGAGGGTCCCGGCCGTGCCCCCGCCCCGGCTGCGCCCGCGGTGAGGGGCAGGGAGCGGCCGCGTTGCCGTGACCCTGTCCCCACGGCCCGCCTCGTCCCTGGCCCCGCGCGCGGCTCCTGCTCGTCCCGAGAGGCTGTGCGTGATGGGAGGGAGACTCTTTTGCCCGGCggaaggacatggaggggcGCCATCGCCGCCGTCAGG CTTGTCCAGGGTTTTACACCATCCTTATCCCAGAAGAACAAAACTACTTGGCATGGAAGGAAATCTGTAAAAGATGGCATGACCAAGGAGCCCATGGCACCTGTGCAG ACTAGTCCAACCATGCGTAGTGTGAATAGCTCAGAGACTCCCTGGCTACAAAAAATGACTTGTCTGAGACCTGTGACAGCACCTGATCAGCAACGGCTTCAGCAG GTAACACCTGACCAAAGCCGAGACATCATTGCTTCTGTTCAGTGCATCTTGGACAGAGAAAATTGTTTTGTGAGG GAGCTGGACAGATACCTGAGGCACAATGATTTCCTAAATCTGAGAAAGAAGGAGATTGTCTACAAGGAATGGCTTAAGAATGTTTCAGAGCCACTACTGCAGAAAATTGAGGACAAAATGTGCAGCCAGTCAAttgaagaaattcagaaaaggaaacaagaacaATTATCTCAATATTTAAACTACTGTAAAAAGAAGGTAACAAGGAGAAGTACATTTCTGTCTTGGGGGGGTTGCATACAGAGGGTTATGGACAAGATCAGGGGTTTGACTGTTATTCATTGTCCATTCAGTAGCCTGGAGTTCAGATACACCTGA
- the FAM228B gene encoding protein FAM228B isoform X1, whose amino-acid sequence MAARDAARLRAEGPGRAPAPAAPAVRGRERPRCRDPVPTARLVPGPARGSCSSREAVRDGRETLLPGGRTWRGAIAAVRLVQGFTPSLSQKNKTTWHGRKSVKDGMTKEPMAPVQTSPTMRSVNSSETPWLQKMTCLRPVTAPDQQRLQQVTPDQSRDIIASVQCILDRENCFVRELDRYLRHNDFLNLRKKEIVYKEWLKNVSEPLLQKIEDKMCSQSIEEIQKRKQEQLSQYLNYCKKKPCGHRVWMPDEMVGHRVTEQPARRRVSPAWVFCCVTHNSASGSPGYCSIMCCRERDPDSL is encoded by the exons ATGGCAGCGCGGGACGCTGCGCGGCTGCGCGCGGAGGGTCCCGGCCGTGCCCCCGCCCCGGCTGCGCCCGCGGTGAGGGGCAGGGAGCGGCCGCGTTGCCGTGACCCTGTCCCCACGGCCCGCCTCGTCCCTGGCCCCGCGCGCGGCTCCTGCTCGTCCCGAGAGGCTGTGCGTGATGGGAGGGAGACTCTTTTGCCCGGCggaaggacatggaggggcGCCATCGCCGCCGTCAGG CTTGTCCAGGGTTTTACACCATCCTTATCCCAGAAGAACAAAACTACTTGGCATGGAAGGAAATCTGTAAAAGATGGCATGACCAAGGAGCCCATGGCACCTGTGCAG ACTAGTCCAACCATGCGTAGTGTGAATAGCTCAGAGACTCCCTGGCTACAAAAAATGACTTGTCTGAGACCTGTGACAGCACCTGATCAGCAACGGCTTCAGCAG GTAACACCTGACCAAAGCCGAGACATCATTGCTTCTGTTCAGTGCATCTTGGACAGAGAAAATTGTTTTGTGAGG GAGCTGGACAGATACCTGAGGCACAATGATTTCCTAAATCTGAGAAAGAAGGAGATTGTCTACAAGGAATGGCTTAAGAATGTTTCAGAGCCACTACTGCAGAAAATTGAGGACAAAATGTGCAGCCAGTCAAttgaagaaattcagaaaaggaaacaagaacaATTATCTCAATATTTAAACTACTGTAAAAAGAAG ccctgtggCCACAGAGTGTGGATGCCTGATGAGATGGTTGGTCACAGAGTGACAGAGCAGCCTGCAAGGAGAAGGGTTTCCCCTGCCTGGGTTTTCTGCTGTGTTACCCACAACTCAGCTTCTGGTAGTCCAGGCTATTGTAGCATCATGTgctgcagagaaagagatcctgaCTCACTTTGA
- the FAM228B gene encoding protein FAM228B isoform X3 codes for MAARDAARLRAEGPGRAPAPAAPAVRGRERPRCRDPVPTARLVPGPARGSCSSREAVRDGRETLLPGGRTWRGAIAAVRLVQGFTPSLSQKNKTTWHGRKSVKDGMTKEPMAPVQTSPTMRSVNSSETPWLQKMTCLRPVTAPDQQRLQQVTPDQSRDIIASVQCILDRENCFVRELDRYLRHNDFLNLRKKEIVYKEWLKNVSEPLLQKIEDKMCSQSIEEIQKRKQEQLSQYLNYCKKKGYVTLDYFDPAEYDPFSVTTRTDRWKEESR; via the exons ATGGCAGCGCGGGACGCTGCGCGGCTGCGCGCGGAGGGTCCCGGCCGTGCCCCCGCCCCGGCTGCGCCCGCGGTGAGGGGCAGGGAGCGGCCGCGTTGCCGTGACCCTGTCCCCACGGCCCGCCTCGTCCCTGGCCCCGCGCGCGGCTCCTGCTCGTCCCGAGAGGCTGTGCGTGATGGGAGGGAGACTCTTTTGCCCGGCggaaggacatggaggggcGCCATCGCCGCCGTCAGG CTTGTCCAGGGTTTTACACCATCCTTATCCCAGAAGAACAAAACTACTTGGCATGGAAGGAAATCTGTAAAAGATGGCATGACCAAGGAGCCCATGGCACCTGTGCAG ACTAGTCCAACCATGCGTAGTGTGAATAGCTCAGAGACTCCCTGGCTACAAAAAATGACTTGTCTGAGACCTGTGACAGCACCTGATCAGCAACGGCTTCAGCAG GTAACACCTGACCAAAGCCGAGACATCATTGCTTCTGTTCAGTGCATCTTGGACAGAGAAAATTGTTTTGTGAGG GAGCTGGACAGATACCTGAGGCACAATGATTTCCTAAATCTGAGAAAGAAGGAGATTGTCTACAAGGAATGGCTTAAGAATGTTTCAGAGCCACTACTGCAGAAAATTGAGGACAAAATGTGCAGCCAGTCAAttgaagaaattcagaaaaggaaacaagaacaATTATCTCAATATTTAAACTACTGTAAAAAGAAG GGCTACGTGACTTTGGATTATTTTGACCCAGCAGAGTATGATCCGTTCTCTGTGACGACGCGCACGGACCGCTGGAAG GAGGAAAGTCGTTAA
- the TP53I3 gene encoding quinone oxidoreductase PIG3 yields MFAAYFDCPGGPENLYMKQVTKPHPGEGEVLVKVSASALNRADLLQRRGKYPPPKGASDILGLEAAGSVAGLGPGCSGRWKIGDAVMALLSGGGQAQYVTVPEGHLMPIPKGMTFIQAAAIPEAWLTAFQLLHFVGKVQEGETVLIHAGASGVGMAAIQLVRLAKAIPIVTAGTQEKLKATANAGAAAGFNYKNEDFSERVLEFTQGSGVDIILDCVGGSYWEKNLNCLSTDGRWIIYGLLSGGEVHGDLLARLLSKRASIHTSLLRSRDKEYKERLVRAFTQDVLPSFSEGASPRLQPLVDSVYPLHAIAEAHRAMEENRNSGKIVIEVPVCGKKGPLQ; encoded by the exons atgtttgCAGCCTATTTTGATTGCCCAGGAGGCCCAGAAAATCTGTATATGAAACAAGTAACAAAACCACATCCAGGAGAAGGAGAAGTTCTTGTGAAGGTCTCTGCCAGTGCTCTGAATAGGGCAGATTTACTCCAG aggagagggaagtaccctCCCCCCAAAGGAGCAAGTGATATTTTAGGCTTGGAAGCAGCTGGGAGcgtggctgggctgggccctgGCTGCTCGGGCCGCTGGAAAATCGGCGATGCAGTGATGGCTCTGCTCTCCGGAGGAGGCCAGGCACAGTATGTTACAGTTCCTGAGGGTCACCTGATGCCAATTCCCAAGGGTATGACTTTTATCCAGGCTGCAGCCATTCCCGAAGCCTGGTTAACAGCATTTCAGCTGCTGCATTTTGTAG GTAAAGTACAGGAGGGTGAGACAGTGCTGATCCACGCTGGAGCCAGTGGAGTTGGCATGGCAGCCATTCAGCTGGTGAGACTGGCAAAGGCAATTCCCATCGTGACAGCAGGAACTCAAGAGAAACTGAAAGCGACAGCAAacgctggagcagctgctgggttCAACTACAAGAATGAAGATTTTAGTGAAAGGGTCTTGGAGTTCACTCAGG GTTCTGGAGTGGATATTATTTTAGATTGTGTTGGTGGCTCATACTGGGAGAAGAATCTCAACTGTCTGAGTACTGATGGCCGGTGGATTATTTATGGACTGCTGAGTGGAGGTGAAGTCCATGGGGATTTGCTGGCAAGGCTTCTTTCCAAAAGAGCCAGCATCCACACGAGTCTGCTACGGTCACGAGACAAGGAG TACAAGGAGCGGCTGGTGAGGGCCTTCACCCAGGACGTGCTGCCCAGTTTCTCCGAAGGGGCCTCCCCGCGTCTCCAGCCGCTCGTGGACAGCGTGTACCCCCTGCACGCCATCGCCGAGGCGCACCGGGCTATGGAGGAGAACAGGAACAGCGGAAAAATCGTCATTGAAGTGCCCGTCTGCGGCAAGAAAGGGCCGCTGCAGTAG